The Jaculus jaculus isolate mJacJac1 chromosome 1, mJacJac1.mat.Y.cur, whole genome shotgun sequence nucleotide sequence AGCACCTCAGGCTACAGCTGGCTCCGAGACCGGGCAGGGGCAGTGCTGGGGGGTCCTAGGCCTCATTTCGACCATACTCAGGGCACTGATCTGGGTGAGGCCCGAGGAGTCTTTGTATACCCACCCCAGCTCTCCTACCACCCCTCTGTTTTGATTTTGCCTGGCCTGACTTCTCACCCTGGGCCAGGCTGGTACATGGCTGTGGGAACCCATCGTGGAAAGGAGGCATCCACTGCGACTCTGCGCTCCCCTGTCCTGCGTGAGGCAGCTGCCACCTGTGAACTGAGGCTCTGGTACCATGCAGCCTCTGGAGGTGCATGGCCTGGCCCCCTAAGGCCTAGGGAAGGGTCTCTGTGCAGGGGCTTGGCAAAGAAGGGGGTGGctgcagaaacaggagagtgcacCAAAGGAGGTCCAGGGCACAGCTGGCAGACTGGAGGGAGGCACTGAGGTAGGTACAAAAGGGATGCAGCTGCCACAGGACCACCCAAAATGCTGCAGATGTGGCTGAGCTACGGCTGGAGCTGACGCATGGTGTAGAGACACTGACTCTGTGGCAGAGCTCTGGACCCTGGGGTCCCGGCTGGCAGGAGTTGGCAGTGAACACTGGCCGCATCCAGGGAGACTTTCAAGTGAGTTGGATTGGATGGACTGCCCAGCCAGGAGCAGTGAGGAGGGCTTGGACCCCGACAGGCCCTGACCCTGCACTCCACAGGTGACCTTCTCTGCCACCCGAAATGCCACACACAGGGGTGCTGTTGCCTTGGATGACGTGGAGTTCTGGCACTGTGGACTGCCCAGTAAGACACCCCCTGCATCACCCTGGTGGGATCCAAGGATCAGCAGGAGCCCTGCACACCCCATCTCCCCAGCATGCCTCTCACAAGGGATCTTGGAGCCAGTGTGAAAGCTAACCCTTCCCTACTGCAGTCCCCCAGACCAGCTGCCCACTGGGGCACCACCACTGCCAGAACAAGGCTTGTGTGGCCACCCACCAGCTATGTGATGGTGAAGACAGCTGTGGGGACAGCTCTGATGAGGGACCTCTAACCTGCAGTGAGGCTGGGGCCACCTCGGGCTGGGTGGGGGCCACAGAATGAGTGGGGAAGGCTGGGTCCTGACCTTGGGGTCCTTCAAAGAACACTGGGGTTTGTCTGAGAGGGTGGGCTTGGCATGGTCATGTATGGAGTGGCCAGTGTCCCCCTGGAACTGGAGCCATATGGCTGCAGAAAACACTGCTCTGTGGCCCTGACAGCCTCACCTCCACCTTAGGCCACCATGTGGTCACTGACTTTGAGACAGGCTTGGGCCCGTGGAACCACTCAGATGGCTGGACCCTGAACCACAATGCTGGTGGCTCTGTGGGTCCTGCTTGGCCGAGCCGAGACCACAGCCACAATAGTGCACAGGGTGAGGTCTCCAGCACGTGTTTGCCATGGCCCGTCCACCCAGCACCTCCCACTGGCCCCGGCTCACACCTTCCCCTGCCCCCACAGGCTCCTTTCTGGTCTCCATGGCCAAGCCTGGCAACCTTGCTGTCCTCTCAAGCCCTGAGTTCCAAGCCTCAGACCCTTATAACTGCTcggtgagatggggaggggaacaCAGGCAGGGTTGCCCTCCATGGCTGTCCAGGTGCCAGAGGCCCCTCACAGCTGAAGGTGCATTTCCCTTCCAGCTCATTTTCTATTACTACCTGCATGGGTCTGAGGCCAGCCGCCTCCAGTTGCTCGTGCAGGCCCTGGGGTCCAGTGACTCCCAGGCTCCTGTCCTGCTGCGGAGCCGCCATGGGGAGTTGGGGGCAGCCTGGGTCAGAGACCAGGTTGACATCCGGAGCCCCCACCCTTTCCAGGTGAGGCTCGCCAGGCAGTGACTGGGACCCAGGGGTGGGATCCAGGAAACCTTGCCCAGAATAGGGAAGGGCTTTCCCAGAGCAGAGATTTGCAAGAGGCCCTTTGAGGGAGGGAGGTTGTGATTGGCAAACTGCAAAGTGCAGTAATGAGTAGAcatggaaagaatgccagagagGAGACCCAGGGCAGTACGGGAGGGGTTGGTCACCTCCTAAGCCCTCCCTGCCATCAGATCCTTCTGGTTGGGGAGACTGGTCCAGGAGGCGTGATAGGCCTGGATGACCTTATCCTGTCCAACTACTGCAGACTGGTTCCAGGTGACCTGCCCAAGTCCCTGTCCTGCCCTTCCCTACCCTAGAAAAGCAACCTCCCTCCAGCTGACCGCAGTTCTGTCCCACAGAGGTGTCTGTCCCGCAGTCACTGCTTCCTGGGCCCAACACCCTGGTTCCCTGGACCCAGCCATCCATCCAGGAGCCCCAGAATGTCTGCAAGCCTGGGCATCTCTCCTGCGGGGAATTATGTGTACCCCCAGAACAGCTATGTGACTTCCAGCAGCAGTGCACAGAGGGGGAGGATGAGCGGGAGTGTGGTGAGGGCAGCCAACACACGCCTGGGTCTCCCTACCTGAGACCCTGCTATGAGGAGCCAGGGAGGGCAGGGTGCTCAGTGGGCTGCATCCCCACCCTTCAGCACAGGCTGCTGTTGCAGGCACCACAGACTTCGAGTCTGCCTCTGCCGGGGGCTGGGAGGACGCCAGTGTGGGGCGGCTGCAGTGGCAGCGACTAGAAGCCAAGGACAGCAGGGAGCCTTCCAGGGACACCAGCAGGGCTTCTGATGGTAAGGTCCATGCATCCCCACAGATTACCTTTGCCAGAGAGGGTATCAGAATTAGGGATTCCTGAGCAACAAAAGAGGTGCCTCACTCTTTCCACAGGACACTTCCTATCTCTGCAGAAGGCCTGGGGTCAGCTAAGACCTGAGGCCCGGACCCACACACCCACCCTTGGCCCCTCTGGCCCCAGCTGTGAGCTCCACATGGCTTATTATTTTCACAGTCACCCCCAAGGTACCACCCATCCTTAAGGCACCAAAACCAGCCCTGAATCATCCCCTTCACGGTGGGAGGGATCTAAGGAAAACCACCCACCATAACCTCCTTGGCCAGGTTTCTTGGCACTGGTTGTGGTGGAGAGAGGCTCCCGGGAGCTGCTGTGGCAGGCTccgagcagcagcagtgggaaaTGGACGGTGAACAAGGTTCTCCTTGGAGCACGTCCCCGGCCCTTCCAGGTGAGGACAGCCCAGGGCAGTGGGCACACACAGAGCCAGCCctaagaggaggaggagcagcagcagcagtaaaaATTACttctcgctgggcatggtggctcatgtcttgatcccagcacttgggagacagagctaggagaaatgccgtgaattcaaggccaccctgagctacatagtgaattccaggtcagcctgagctagagtgaaaccctacctggaaaaaaaaaaaaaaaaaacagaagttgtATATTGTATACAAGTTATGTTTTAGGAGATGCACATGTAACTTACTTGATTTCCACAATAACTCTTTGATTTTAGTATTATTAatactcccccaccccccaatttAGAGATGAGGAAAGTGAGACACAAACCAATTTGCCAGGGGTCCTGTGGCTAGCAAATGATGGGGCCTGGACTCAGCCTAGATGGCTCCAGCTTCCTGTCCTTAGCCAAATTATTATACTGCATTATATTATTGTTTTTGCCTTTGTAGTTTGTGTACAAGCAggttatattgttttgtttttatttttgtttttttgagctagggtctcactgtagcccaggctggcctggaattcactatgtagtctcaggatggcctcgaattcacaacgatcctcttatctctgcctcctgaatgctggtattaaaggcatgcaccaccacccttgGAAGAATATATTGTTTTTGCACATTTCATGATAATAGAAcattccaaaatatattttataatgagaAGTGACACATTAGTCTGACAAGAAGGGAAAACATTGATGTAGCTGAAAATGGAGGCTAATGGGAAAAGGCaggtcatggaaataaaaaaaaaaaaaaagcagaacagcTAAGGGATAGACTGAGGAACAGCTCAACTATCACAGTAAAGAGTGTGGAAGTGAAAGCTGGGTGTGAGCTGGTTAGAAGGACGCCAACCTCCTTGAGAAAAGTCCTAAGTCATCTTTTCCCTTCACCTGCCTGAAGCTGGAGTTCATCGGTCTGGTGGACTTCGACAgccctggccagcagggggcTGGTGTAGACAATGTGACCTTGAGGAACTGCAACCCCACAGTGACAGCGGACAATGACCAAGGTTTTACTGCCCACCTCCTATCCCCATCCAGAGGCTCTTACCCTGCTCCCCTTCAGTTCCTCTGCCTTCTCAGAGGTGGGCAGGGTGAGGTGCTGATCCTGCCCCATCCCCAGAGGTCTCCTGTAACTTTGAACGAGATGAGTGCAGCTGGCACACAGGCCACCTCACAGATGCCCACTGGCACCGTATAAAAAGCTTTGGTCCAGGATACGACCATACTACTGGccaaggtaggaggtttgccagaCCTGGGAATTCTCCAACTGGGAGGCCTCGTCTGCACAGCTTAGCTTTGTCCCCTGCAGGTTTTTTCATGTTCATGGACCCCATGGACCCCCTTGCCCGTGGCCAAGGTGCCCACTTGCTCACCAGGCCCCAGATCCCAGCTGTCCCCAaggagtgtctcagcttctggtACCACATGTATGGGCCCCAAATTGGTGAGAACCTCTGAGCTGCCAGGGCCTGTGGGGATATGTCTGGTACCCATCATGGGCCAGCAGTTGAAGACTGGGCCCCTATAAATGCCACTTCCCTTCAGGGACACTGCGTCTGGTCTTGAGGAGAGATGGGGAGGAAGGCACACAACTGTGGACCCGGTCAGGCACCCATGGCAACCGCTGGCACCAGGCTTGGGTCACCCTCCACCATCAGTTAGAGCCCAGCACTAAGTACCAGGTGAGTCTGGAGCCTGGCAGAGAGTGTGGGGCAGACTTCAGTCAGCTGACACCATTCACCCCCAGCTACTGTTCGAGGGCCTCCGGGATGGGTACCATGGCACAATGGCACTGGATGATGTGGCTGTGCGACCCGGTCCTTGCTGGGCCCCCAAAAGATGCTCCTTTGAGGACTCCGACTGTGGCTTCTCCCCGGGCGGCCAAAGCCTGTGGATGCGCCAGGGCAATGCATCAGGCCAAGCCCCCTGGGGTCCCTGGTCAGACCACACCACAGAGACAGTCCAAGGTACTGGCCTGGCAGGGGGTGAAGGGCAGAGGGAAGCCAGGAAAAAGTTAGCTGATGCTAGTCCCCTCAGGATACTACATGGTGGTGGACACTAGCCCGAATGCACTGCCCAAGGGCCATGTAGCCTCTCTGACTTCAGAAGAGCACCAGCCCCTGGCACAGCCTGCATGCCTCACCTTCTGGTACCACCTGAGCCTCCACAAGACAGGTGAGGTGTTGCAAGATCAGGAGGGGACGCTTATGCAGGGTTGGGGAGCCCCCCTCCAGTGGCTAATCTGCTTGGGTACTTTGTGCAGGTACTCTGCGGGTCCATGTGGAAGAGGGCACAAGGCGCCAAGTGCTCAGCATTAGTGCCCACGGTGGGTTTGCCTGGCGCCTAGGCAGTGTGAACGTGCAGGCTGAGCGGGCCTGGAGGGTGAGTGCTTGGGTGGAAGTGGGCTTCCTCATCCCCAGGGGCTGCCAGGACCAGGCTGCAGGCTGTGTGGCCCTGCACCCTTCAGGTGGTGTTTGAGGCTGTAGCCATGGGCGTGGAGCACTCCTACGTGGCTCTCGATGACCTTTTCCTCCAGGACGGGCCCTGTACACAACCAGGTAGGAGCCCTGCTATGGCCCGAGTTGAACCAGATCTGCACTCCAACTCCCTGGCTCTGGCCCCAACCTGACTTGCATACCCACTTGCCTCAGCCTAAGAGCAATGGTGCCTGGAGGTGGGCAGTAGAGCAGCTTTGTTCACCTGCCAGTTCTTTGCAGGGTCCTGTGACTTTGAATCTGGCCTGTGTGGCTGGAGTCACCTGGCCTGGCCCAGCCTGGGCAGTTACAGCTGGGACTGGAGCAGTGGAGCCACACCATCCCGCTACCTCCAGCCCACAGTGGACCACACTCTGGGCACAGAGGCAGGTAAACACTGGCTGGAGTAGGCGTGGAACTGGAAGGTGGACAGCCAGTGCACTCCACTCCAGCCGACACCGCCTGGTGATGTCCGACTCGACTGGGCTCCACCCATCCAACTTCCCTCGGGTCAGAGACCACAAGGGCCAGAACAGCTTCCCACCCTCTTGTTCCCAGGTCACTTCGCTTTCTTTGAAACCAGCGTGCTGGGCCCCGGGGGCCGGGCAGCCTGGCTGCGCAGTGAGCCACTGCCAGCCACCGAAGCCTCGTGCATCCGCTTCTGGTACTACATGGGCTTTCCTGAGCACTTCTGTGAGTGAGCTGGGTCTGCAAACGTGTCTGGGTGCTGGGGGAACAGGGGCTTAGGCTAGGCACATAGACAcctccagagacccagaggctgaCCTACCCTGACCCCTGCTCTCAGACAAGGGAGAGCTGAGGGTGCTCCTCAGCAGTGCCCGGGGCCAGCTGGCTGTGTGGGGCGAGGGCGGACGCCTGCAACACCAATGGCTGCAAGTACAGATCGAAGTGGCTAGCACTGAAGAATTCCAGGTGAGGCTGCACGTGGGCCgtcctctttccccctccccaacACTTCCCAGGTTCTCAGACTTCCTTCCCACCAGATTGTGTTTGAAGCAACTCTGGGTGGCCAGCCAGCCCTGGGTCCCATTGCCCTGGATGATGTTGAGTACCTGGCTGAACAGCATTGTCAGCAGCCGACACCCAGCCAAGGTAAGCACTGTGCTTCAGGCCAGAGATAGTCCAAagagggcccaggctgaccagccCTGCCATGGTTCTGATAGGCTTAGATTGGTGAATGCCAACATTCTAGACCCAGCTCAGAAGAACCAAGGCTGGGGCCCTCACTACCCTGCTCCAGAGACCCTCGGGTGCTTGAGGTAGGCTGTCCATGGGAGCTGCCAGATTTTGCTGCCCTCTCCCTGGATAAGGCCAGGTTGGGCAGAGACCACATTAGGGCCCATTTGGTGCTACTGTTGCCTATCATAATGAAGAAGTTGATCCAGGGCTGGGAatggtgacacacaactttaatcctggcactcaagaAGCacaggtgagaggatcactgagtttgaggccagccggggaccaaagagtaagttccaggtcagcctgggttagaataaggagagagacccgacctcaaaattataaaaaagcCGGGAATGATGACACaagccttcaatcctagcactggatcgctgtgagttcaagggcaccctgagactacatagtgaatccagaccaacctgggctagagcaagtctgcctaaaaaaataaaataaagccaggcgtggtggcgcacgcctttaatcccagcccttgggaggcagagataggaggatcaccgtgagttcgaggccaccctgagaatacagagttaattccaggtcagcctgagccagaatgaaaccctacctcaaaaaaccaaaaataaataaataaataaataaataaaataaaataaaaagccaggcgtggtggtgcacacctctaatcccagcattcgggaggcagaggtaggattgccttgagtttgaggccaccctgagactacatagtgaactcctacctcaaaaacaaaaaaaagaaaaagaaaaggactctATCCTGCCCCCTGCAGCATTGTGTCAACACCCTGGTACCAGCAAAGGCTGAAGAGGTCAGGCAGCCACAGGCTTGCTCCTTGCCTTCAATTGTGGGTGCAGGACCCCAACACCAGGACTGGGAGTTATGTGGGTGGTTGGAGGCGGCTCAGGTTCATATGTCCTATTGGCCTACAGGGGACGTGGCACCTCCTTTGTCAGTGCCAGCCGCTGTTGGGGGCGCCCTCCTCTTCCTTGTGCTTCTCATGCTTCTGGGCCTCGGAGGCTGGCACTGGCTGCAGAGGATGGGCTGTCCCTTCCGGAGGGGCGCAGACACAGCAACCTCGGGCTTTGACAACATCCTCTTCAATGCGGTAGGATCCCCCAGGTGTGGGCaagtgggagaccctacctccagactTCATGATGGAGACCAGGCACCCCTCCTTGTCACATCAGTCATCATCACAAAGCTCCTTGCTTCCTCCTAGGATCAAGTCACCCTCCCGGCACCAGCATCTGCCACCAGCAACCCATAGACTGCACCAAATAAGGACTGGCCTCTCATGCAAACACCTTCATCACTCAGACCTCAGTGGACATCTGACCTTCTCTCAGGCTATGGGGCTTGGGAGACACTCTgagtttccatggttttccctCTTCCCCCGTCTTTGCACTgtgaataaatgctctttgccaGTGAAGGCAGCCCAAGCTCTCAGACACAGCTTGGTGTTTTGTGATTTGCCAGCTAGCAAGTGGACAACTTTTCTCAGGGTTCAAGGTTTGACCTGAGGCAGACCTCAAGGATACAGCTCAGGAACCTCAAGTAAGACTCCCACAAAGCAGGCAGGCCACATGAAGAACCAGGGCTGGGCAGTTCTGAGGGGCAACTCAGCAGGATCCCATTACTCCAGCTTGGCACTAGCAGCCCCACGAGCCTATAGAGCAGATGGCCCCAACCCAATTTGCTGGGTGATCCTGCACCTACTGAGGATGGGTCACCTCACAGGTGCAGGAACACTGAGGGCATGTGGTGCCATACAGCTGGTCTGGTGGGGGAAAATGGCGCTACCCCACATAAACGCTGAGGAACCCACCTGGCTGCAAGTTTCCAGGTACCCAAGTAACCTCTTCAAGGTGGTCACTGGAAGGCAAGATGCCCTTTGGCTTTTGGACTGAGAGAGAGGTGACACCCCACGAAGGTCAGTAGTAGGCACCCACTGAGGATCAGATCCTAATGAAAATAAGTTGATGCCTATCCCAGGGGTGGTTTCTGAAGCTCTGATCCTCCAATGGGTCCTCAGCTTTTCTGGGTGAAGGAATGATACCCACATCCATGCAGCTAGGTGCTCCCTTCCCACCCAAGGAAAGATGCCCCATTCTAGACACATCTACCTCAAGAAGCCATGGCTGTGATCACGTGTCCTAGGACTCAACCCCAAGGGAAGGAGGCAGTGGGACATGGTAAATGCCACTCTGGGTCTTCGGGTACCATGAGGTTAGATACCTACTTGTCtgagcagaaagaaaaaagccacCTTCAAATTCCTAGGTGGCAATGAAGTATCTGTCATGAAACTTGCCTTCCATTCCCTGCAAGTGTGATTTAAGGTAAGGAGCAGGCCGAAGGCCGCAGAGGGTACCAAGCTCTGCTTCCCTCTGGCAGGAGGGCAAAAGCTCTTAGAGTCACAGGAAAGCAAGCACTAGGTCTCCCCCCAGGCTCAAGCGACCATTATAGCAAGGCATTCATGGGACAGAAGAGGCTGGTCCTCACCTCCGACAAGGATCAGGTTGGGAGACGGGGAAAAAGAGAGTCAGGAGACAGCCTTTGcaaggttttgctttgtttgacaGCAGGTATGGGTGGAGGGGGCCCACAAGCCTGACCCCCATGTTCCGCTCAGCCATGAGGAGACCCACGGCAGTGCTGGTGGTCCCAGAGGACCAGCCAGAAGAGCTCAGCCGGAACCACTGGCTTCGAGGCTTTGTGTTCATTTTGCCTTCGGACCCTTCTCAATAGGCTTCCCGATGTCCTTCCCCCGAAGCTTGAGGCCTGAAAGAAGCCAAAAAGAGGCTGACCACTTGTCAGGTCCCTGTGCTCACTCACGTTCCCTAGCCTGCTCATTATCACCCACCTCCTCACAGGGTGTCCACATAGACAaggctggctttcatgggtagaTTAAAGCGTGTAAGCCAACCATCTGAGAATAGAAGACAAGGCTCATGccaccacttggaaggctgagctaAGACGATTACTGCATGAGGCCACTCTAAACTACATAgtgttccaggacagcttgggctataaTGTGAgagcctgtctaaaaaaaaaaaaaaaaaaaaacgggaaaaaaaggggagagagggttggtggcacacacctttaatcccagcactctggaggctgaggtaggaggatcactgtgagctcaaggccaccctggaactacacagtgaattccagatggtcagcctgggctacagtgagaccttacctttaaaaaaaaaaaaaagtggggagtggaaggaaaggacaaacATCTATACCAGAAGAGCTGGTACACTGCACTGGGCCTTGGTGGAAGCACATGTACCAGGTGACCTTCACTGGACAGTGTACTCAGGCCACAGTGAAGGACCCATTACATCATTCACTTAGGACTCTAGAGTACCCACCAGTCCCCAAACTAATGGCCCAAATCCCAGCACCGTAGCCTCAGAGGACAGGGTCCCATTGTTTCAGCCCTCACTGTCCTCCCCGGAGGCAATATCTTGCTGAAGACACTTCCAGGGAAAACACTCACCGATGGCTCTCTCAATTTTGCCCAAAACCTGGTTGTTCGGGATGGCTCTTCCACTCTCATAGTCTGCGATGACTTGCGGCTTTTCATTGATTTTCTGAAGAGGAGATGAGCCTTAGTCGCACTAGCAAAATGGGGTGCACTGCAAAAGCTAGCCACACACCCACGAGCTGCCTCTAGGGCCTTGGGTGCCTCTGGTGGAGACAATTCTTGTGCAAAAGAGAGCTATAGCCACTCTGAACTGGCTCCCCCAAAGCACCCACGTGGTAAAACCACCCTCCCTGTGCTGTCTAAGAGCCTTGCAACTGTCCCCAAGCCACAGCCATCAGAGCCTCACCGTGGCCAGGTCCTTCTGTGTCAGGCCATTGCTCTGCCGGCCCCGCTGAATCACTTTGCCCACCTCCAGGGTCACCCTGTCATGGTGCAGCTCCTCTGTCTCTCGGTCCAGCTTGGCCGTGTTCTTGGTGATGGAA carries:
- the Mamdc4 gene encoding apical endosomal glycoprotein encodes the protein MSLLSYLLPALVLLVATLSPGKTWIPSNCRSPCEAMCNFVCDCRDCSDESQCGFHGALPTPGAPFTCSFEQDACGWRDISTSGYSWLRDRAGAVLGGPRPHFDHTQGTDLGWYMAVGTHRGKEASTATLRSPVLREAAATCELRLWYHAASGDVAELRLELTHGVETLTLWQSSGPWGPGWQELAVNTGRIQGDFQVTFSATRNATHRGAVALDDVEFWHCGLPIPQTSCPLGHHHCQNKACVATHQLCDGEDSCGDSSDEGPLTCSHHVVTDFETGLGPWNHSDGWTLNHNAGGSVGPAWPSRDHSHNSAQGSFLVSMAKPGNLAVLSSPEFQASDPYNCSLIFYYYLHGSEASRLQLLVQALGSSDSQAPVLLRSRHGELGAAWVRDQVDIRSPHPFQILLVGETGPGGVIGLDDLILSNYCRLVPEVSVPQSLLPGPNTLVPWTQPSIQEPQNVCKPGHLSCGELCVPPEQLCDFQQQCTEGEDERECGTTDFESASAGGWEDASVGRLQWQRLEAKDSREPSRDTSRASDGHFLSLQKAWGQLRPEARTHTPTLGPSGPSCELHMAYYFHSHPQGFLALVVVERGSRELLWQAPSSSSGKWTVNKVLLGARPRPFQLEFIGLVDFDSPGQQGAGVDNVTLRNCNPTVTADNDQEVSCNFERDECSWHTGHLTDAHWHRIKSFGPGYDHTTGQGFFMFMDPMDPLARGQGAHLLTRPQIPAVPKECLSFWYHMYGPQIGTLRLVLRRDGEEGTQLWTRSGTHGNRWHQAWVTLHHQLEPSTKYQLLFEGLRDGYHGTMALDDVAVRPGPCWAPKRCSFEDSDCGFSPGGQSLWMRQGNASGQAPWGPWSDHTTETVQGYYMVVDTSPNALPKGHVASLTSEEHQPLAQPACLTFWYHLSLHKTGTLRVHVEEGTRRQVLSISAHGGFAWRLGSVNVQAERAWRVVFEAVAMGVEHSYVALDDLFLQDGPCTQPGSCDFESGLCGWSHLAWPSLGSYSWDWSSGATPSRYLQPTVDHTLGTEAGHFAFFETSVLGPGGRAAWLRSEPLPATEASCIRFWYYMGFPEHFYKGELRVLLSSARGQLAVWGEGGRLQHQWLQVQIEVASTEEFQIVFEATLGGQPALGPIALDDVEYLAEQHCQQPTPSQGDVAPPLSVPAAVGGALLFLVLLMLLGLGGWHWLQRMGCPFRRGADTATSGFDNILFNADQVTLPAPASATSNP
- the Edf1 gene encoding endothelial differentiation-related factor 1 produces the protein MAESDWDTVTVLRKKGPTAAQAKSKQAILAAQRRGEDVETSKKWAAGQNKQHSITKNTAKLDRETEELHHDRVTLEVGKVIQRGRQSNGLTQKDLATKINEKPQVIADYESGRAIPNNQVLGKIERAIGLKLRGKDIGKPIEKGPKAK